GCATggtcacgcagctcggcctctCGGGCACCCTTGACGTCTATACACGTCATGTCTCCGGCGACGTCCCTTTAGCTCACGACGACATAGACGGAAAGAAATCCAAGATGAAATCGAGAAAGGAACGGCTGAATAGGAGCAAGAAGGGTTTGAAGATGGTTGAGGAAGAAAAGGAAAAATGTGAAAATGAGGAGAATTCAGATTTGAAGACGGCACAGGTAATTTACTGATgaacaatattaattaattaaagccCGGTGCTTTTGACACCCTTGGAGTCTTTTACACGTCAGGCCGGCGTTCATTTAGCCCCCTTCttcttccttcttcctcgctttatcccggcattttgccacggctcatgggagcctgatgGGGTCTGCTTGACAAGTAATCCAGCCAGCTGACCTTCcattcaacccagaggggaaactaggcctatctgggattagtccggtttcctcacgatgttttccttcatcgaaaagcgactggcaaatatcaaatgatatttcgtacatcatttccgaaaaactcatcggcacgagccggggtttgaacccgcgacctctccTACAGTTCCTACTGACAAAGATTGTTgtgcagttgttgttaagtccccacacaaaattccacccctttaagggatgatttctgggataaaaactattctgtccttcctcgggactcaaacaatctctataccaaatttcatctaaatcggttcagcggcttaagcgtgaagaggtaacagacagatagacagacagacttccttttataatattaaatagtaTCGATTTATTTCCGCAGATATATTCCCTCTGTACACACTCTGAGCAGCGCACCGGAGAGGACTACGTGAAGAGAATGGTTGTTGCTGTTTTTCTTACTGAATGCCTGGTGAAGAGCGGGTTCTTCAACTCAGTGTCCGCTGACGAGATGGAAAATGGTAACACAAGCTACTAAATATCTGTCTCTccaaaatttaatttcattttcagAGAATAGAAGTACATAACTCAGTTCAATAGAAAACTCTGATGTCCAGTTTCTGAGGACCTCGGCTGCTCAAATATATCTAATGGACGACTTTATTCTGGTCAAATGTtatgaatatattattattgtaaatatGTCTGTCTAAAAAACCTAACTAAACACTGACTGTTTGTTGTTAACTAAACTCACTTGTAACCATTGTTACCAATAAactttcattttcatttattcCACAGCGCGCTGGTCAGTGACAGCCGTGATCATACGCAACCTCCAACTGCTCCAATTCAACGCGCACGAAGTGTTTGAAACATTGCGCAGCGGAGACGGGAAGGGGGAGGGACATCTCTTCAGAGGCGCGCGCGCACAGCACATCGCCGTCGCTATATATCCTACTGGGGCGCTGTTTAATCACGACTGCTTCCCTGCAGTTGCTAGGTATTCTTTCTGTTTCTATTCCATAACccacacagacaaaacatcctccagacttagcatggtcgcgctaccccctctgccacgcatacggtaattttactccatgttcgagtcgaaagtgtctttgtgtgacgtccgtgtctttgaacggaccaatcacggcacgggacttcgctcacctcgtcccgcgcacctccgcatttttggcatcatcggttgcatgaaataattgctctaaactcggtctagaggattcctagtctatgctaTTCCATAACCCATGACCACGtcgtgttttcttttattatctcTTTTGAACTCGATTTCTTCAAATTTCACTTACTCATACTCAATATATTTTATTCCTTCCCTCATTGCATTGTTTGTAatttcactaggaaacaggtcaaattaaaattaacctaACTTTAAGACCTGTAACTAACCCTTTTTCTGCAAATaaatatgattatgattaaaaataaattaaatatcaaaacctacacaatgcgcacctgaaataccgaaatgtaggtatagtccCGCCGGCCgcatattcggcggccggaaaccggatattcggccgatgagcaggccggatatccggtatgcggccaaacagctatccgttgcatctctaatctTTCCATTCAACTTCCTACATGCCATCTCTGCCTTTTCCATTTTCTACCCGTCTTTCACTTCTTACTCAAAATCTACACTTCAGGTACTTCATCGGCCGCCGCCTCATCCTAGCCTGCACTCGGTCCCTACCCCCGGGGGCCACAGTCCCCGAGTGCTACGGCCCCGCAGCCGCGCTGCGCGACGTGACGTCACGGCGGCGCACGCTCGCGGCGCGGTACTGGTTCACGTGCGCGTGCGACGCGTGCGAGCGGCCAAGCGCGTGGCCCACTATGCAGGAGAGCGGGGACCCTCCGCTAAGGTATGCCATTTGTTGCTGACCATGCAATTACAATTGCGATAACAATTATATTTTCTAAATTTTCTAATACATGAACATATACACCATTCGAAATTACATTTAAGTGCAATCATATTTACAAATCCCTTTAAAATTACGTTTTCATTTGCAATTATAAGTTACGTGAGTTCGTAAATGTTGTATGtgtattattaggtatttttatttctcAACTTCTATCACTCACTATATATTTACAGTGATTCAGATGATAGCCGTCGTGGTCGTAGTTATGCCACTTTACTTTAAAGTTTACactgatacccgagcaagcgaaagatgcATTACGTACTTAAATGTTCAAGCTAAGCATGTTAAAACGAGAGCGTGACTTCTCATTGCATGGGAGCGGTTTTTTGGCGGCGGGTTCGTTTGACTCGTCATAAGAGTATGCTTGTTGGTCAGGCATACTAGTATACAcacactacctacctacctacagtcacagaataaataataactagtactagcaagtacaggtacagaaggttcacacTAACGAAACGcatctattacgacagatatgaccgcaaagTGACGTAAGCACGAGCAGGCCACCAtcccgtagcggtgcgcggcaaccactactgctagacaccaaaattggtgcggGCCGCATgcacttgtagcgacgcgatgatatcgcggagtgagccacgtctGCTACAGTGCCTTACAAAAGTTAAATTAATATTGCAGATGCCCAACGCCAGAGTGCTCCGGCATGCTATCAGGATCACGCCAGACGGTTAAGCAGGGCGCCCGTTGCTCGGCCTGTGGCGTCACTTTTGACGCCATGACGCTTGAGAGGCGAATAGACGTTAttgaagattgtcataagctgTTTCAGGTAATGATTAAGTACAttactacatcttataaaacaaagtaccccaccgcgtctgtctgtttgtgtaggTATATGCTGGTTCGCGATAAATTCAAGAGCTACCTacggaacggattttcatgcaggaTTCACCTATCCATAGAGTGATACTCATAGAGTGATAGTGGTAGTGAAGAACCGACAACCGCTGGGGTAAACGCgttcttgagtggagaccgcgactcggcaaacgtagtgtaggacgccccCCGACCAGGTGGGTTGACGATCTGCAAAAGAttgcaggcagatgctggatgcggcaagctgaggacagggcgctatggcgctctttaggggagggctatgtccagcagtggactactatagcctgatgatgatgatgatgatgatgatgatgagagtGATACTTgcggaaggtttaagtgtattatTTGTTACCCATGCAaaaccggggcgggtcgctagtacggattacacaaaatcttaacaaaCTACACACCTAAattttcctcaagaatcacacTATTGGTAGgagaaaaccgcatgaaaatccgttcagtaatttttgagttcatcgcgaacatacataggGTAACtactatagttattggccaatATAAgaagtggccaattactatataCTTGCCAATAACTATTGCAGTCACcctacatacagacagacgcggcgggggactttatttttttactagcgtcccgccccggctttgcacgggtatTAGTTCAATCAATTCACACAACCCCTTAACAAGTTACACATTAAAACCTTcgtcaagaatcactctactcatacgcatgaaaattcgttcagtggtttttgagtttatcgcgaacatacagacagacgctgCGGGAGACTtcgttttataatatgtagtgatcaaaatatacagtgtggaaaaataagtcagaccctggagggaaactaccttaaatccttaagttggctcattttacttaaaggagacattcctttattttttaaaagaaacaacactgcattcaaagattttctaaaactcgcttgcctcgcccgggactccaaccgactaaaaattccaaaaaataaacactcgcaattttattctactagtcgatacagttaatgttaatgatttcTCCAAGAagcattaggtcttacactcgtatctgtcgtacaaaatatccataaaatctaatatttagtactcaagattttttagACAAgtcaaattgaagaaaaatagaaaaatctttgaaagcagttctgtttatttttaaaaataaaggcatGTGTCCCGTAAGTAATATGAGCCAACTTagatttaaccttttggactccaatgaccgatatatccgcaccgcaggttcaacgccacagaccgattaatcggtcacagaccacagagcaacatagacctacgtgcatatgcataaagttcaatttgaGTTTTGACACTTTGGTGACGTGGcttccgagtgacagcttttgtgtttgacacggcgtcgaaaaggttaaggtaGTTGCCCTCCAGGGCCCGGCTTAGTTCTCCACACTGTGTAATAAAGTAAGTAAATGAACTGGCGGCCTagccaggcctccgtcacacgctcaaggccacgcgctatatgcctaccgctcggcgtatcgtcgacgatacaaccgacagagggccgccgaacgcccgcctcagcgctcgcaccgcattgcaccgcgcgtttcccgcacttatgcttcgaaatgccgaaaccacgtaattattgtgcagtagatgggtgaaaaagtcaaaaaaacaacggaaaaagcctataataaagattcatctttttatggcgggctaaaggtcccacctgaaacgtttaataattatattgaagggttagaaaaagtatttttaaatatttttgacgacgtaataattaatcggccggtagcaccgtattacaacttttaaaaaccgttgctttgctcctgaatatttattaaaattatttacgcaatttaggatattttcaactataaaattttaataacagagaattccgagaagggaaaaaattataaatcattatattaaaactaaaacatatttgattcgcaacattcgttttattacaataatcatcataggtagggtagctacaatcctagcgcattcttacgaggacgcgttggcacgtgactcgcacggcgggcaacacaatctcgactctttgtgcgcgtacttatggtacatttcttcttgtcctgagcagcaggtattattattaaggttttgtaaggtattatagcgtaggtatttttgcttttgtttgggaatgaagtatctgttacgtagtaactatttattaatctgtggcctagccaaggtgacgatcgcttgcgcttcgccatcttttcaccatcgaatcgctttgtgtctctctatcactcttccatgtatgtatgtatgtatcatGGGACGCAACGCTTGTAATTTAAGATCTTATATTACgatttcattaattcattcattcatattagtgtgacagtgacagttgcgtttcgttcgctacggagcgttagcgattggcctGTTGTCTACGAGGCCAGGAACCAAATGTTTGCTGTTATCATAAGACTAGGGTAATTGGCccgtaactggccacttttagtaactggccgccctaaactaaaaatgaattctattcacctatacttaaatagaattcattttagtataaggtggctaggtATTGAAAgttggccagttattgaaaccttatagctcctctacacgttgggccaacgccggccactccaagggacgcagccatgcggtagaatgagaatgagatagcaatatcacttgctccctctaacgcataaatgcgtcccttggagtggccggcgttggcccaacgtgtagaggagccattatacTAAAATCACAGACCACCTCAACTACTAGACGGAACTTATAAGTCAATCGAGGTCGCCACATACTCGTATATGCTCTGCCATAGGTACAAATTTAGTCTGGCAGAGCGACCGCTTATTTCAGTTGCGCCCAGAATTAGGACCACTACTcgagtattttaaaaatatttatagttattaattatagtataaaAGTCGCCAGTTACTGGCAAATTACCTTACCTAAATTTAGTATGTATTTTAACAGGAAGGAGCCAGACTTATGGATGAGCAGCTAGTAGACGAAGCGAAATCCGTGCTCTGCGGAGCCCTGGAGCGTTACCATGACACCGCGGCGGCGCCCCGCCGAGCCGCCTATCTCGCTCACGAGGCCTTGAGGGCCCTACTCACTTCTGTTGGCAACTCTCACCTCGTCAAAGTAAAAGAGGGTGAGGCAGACGTAGAAGCGAGCCAGAAATAGATTTGGAGGAAGAGAAGTTGGCTTCCACGAGGCTTAAGTATACATTAAAAAGTGATAATGACAAGAAACAAGCAGAGTAGACCAGCAACTGGTTTTGACGATGGAAGCAAGCATGGAATAAGTGGAATTTCAATTGATAAGTGAGACAGATATAGTAAGTACGCATCGCACTTTTtgataaagttagaccaagaaaagtctgcagcgattttgatagcccacgcagtgcagtgAAATGACACTTGCACGACGTTAGAGTGAGACAGATATAGTTAGAAATTAAGAATGCATCGCGCTCTTCTAGATGTAGTcgaattttgatttttttccttacTTTTGTGCCTTAGGTACTCAgctattaaccttttcgacgccgtgtcaaacacaaaagctgtcacgcggacgccacgtcaccgaagtgtcaaaactgaaattgaactttatgcatatgcacgtaggcctatgttgctctgtggtctctgaccgattaatcggtctttggcgttaaACCTGcagtgcggatatatcggtcattggcgtccaaaaggttaaattaaaaatgttaaaaaccaATGTTTGTCAGTGGCATCGTAGCTCAAACGGATGAACTGATTTAAatgcggtttttttttaatgtttgtaagCTAAATTTCCTTGCGGTGGTTACAACCTATGTCTGATAAAAATCGATGCGGCACTTTATGACATTTTtgaataaaaagtttttaagacggtttttgaaatttttattaatgtttttgataTTGTTATGTCCGGTACGTTGACTTTAATGCAAGTATATTGCTTTGTACTCTAGTTTTCTAGTATATATGATTAGTCGCCTATTAGTCTCATTAAACCTATGTTATTGTTAAAACCATAATCATTTAACAATTAATAATACAGACCTAaaaactaagaaataaataagcaatcaattataaaacaataaaatacaatatcgTACATACAATTTCATTGTTATTGTTATCATGTTATATTCGTATTGTTAACTTGATTATGATTTTTTATGTTACGTAGTAAAATCTTAGTAAAATAAAAGACAATTATGTGTTAGTGGGCTTTTACTCGTAAAATTTCGACGTCGACATACTAGATTAAGtttaattaaatacaaaattacaTATAACGGTAACATAAGAAAACGCACCTTTGAACGTTTTACGTCATAAACAGAAACGTCACCGCAGAATAAATTAATAGAGTCtgcgcggaaagagaagagtcatgaaATGTATGGGACCCGATACATTCTACTATGCTCTTCtctagtactactactactactactactactactactactattactactactacgacgacagatatgaccgcaagcacagaataaataatagtactaggtacagaaaactcagtgtctgttacgatcaggacagatatggccgctaggtggtgaCAGCGCTACGCACGGCTTatagctagccaccaaaattggtgtggaacgaatgtacttttagctacctgtagcaaagtgacgaaatcgcggagtgagccacgcctgccgcaAGGTCCGCAAGCGCGAGGTGCGCGGCAaccactactgctagacaccaaaattggtgtggacggcatgtatgtatatatttttagcgacgcgatgaaatcgcggagtgagccacgcctaaCGTCACTGACACGCCAAGGTCCCGAGCGCAAGTGAGCTAAATGTAAACCTTACCTACATGAACGTGTTAAGACAGCGTAATTTGACAGCGTACGTCACGACACCTATAGTTCTCTCTTGTCTCTGACGCTGTGGGCACGactagtacagatgtagtgtggatgtagtgcataagggtaacattccatttccaacgacagctgcactactgtcaattttactatggaaattgacaatgacagcgacgcgttcagtaccggtagtgcagctgcggttagaaatggaatgttaccataattgtttttcatcgtgttttcacggaaacttacgaacgtgtcttgctatttcagtcagtctcggtataaAAAGTCCTATACTGACATTGATTGAattgaactagcatgacaaatacgaacgttatCAAATTAAGTAATAGAGGAAGCTCAAAAACGGTGTAGTTAGAAATTGTTAAGGGCGCACAAGTCAATGAAAAGACACTGATTAATTGATTATCCAGTTTTGTTTACCATTAAAAACTTTGTGACAAAGGTATACACAcggtatacaatacaataaaagaaTATAACCATGCAACAGCGATAGATTTAGTGAGTGAAATACAATACATCTAAATTTATTCTGTAGGAGCAAGCGTCTCAATAAAGTCCTTGCACAAGCACGGCTGCCGTGAGTCCGGTGCCGTGTCCGGCGCGATCTTGCGCAGCGCGGCGACCTGCGTGGCGAGTCCTTGCACGCGCTTGTGCGCCATCTCGCAGTTATCTTGCAACCTGACAACTTGGTTCTCCATGTTGAGACGGAGCTGAAACAGAGTGGTTTTCAAAGTCGAAGCAGATCAAAACCCTGGTGTCTACTTATCGATAATATCAAAGTACGAGTAATTTTAGTACAGAGGcgtattgtaaaagtaaaatttgtAGTCACAGTTTTACTGCTCTCTTTCGACACAGGAATAGAACTTTGAGAACGTCATatgactttgatccttgttaTTTCGCTGAagtgtaaaaattgttaaatatcaaacggcgtctaacagtataaataggccaaaggtgtggcgccatcttttcgagcataattttttcttgattttctgtggcacgtttttttcttaaatcTTATTTCTTAGGCTTGTGTAAGATAGAGCTTTTTGGATTGCCGATCGTTTAAATCGACAAAAAAGCAAAATATGCAAGCCGATAGTAACCCAGTCCGTCTAGTccaaatgtcaggatttttaggaGGATGTCCAAATCAGGTgaatccatttttagggttccgtactcataGGGTAAAAATAGGCTCCCGCTATTACTTAGACTCCactatccgtccgtccgtctgtttgtctgtcaccaggctgtacctcatgaaccgtgatagacagttgaaattttcacagatgtatttctgttgcagctctaacaacaaatactaaaaagtacggaaccctcggtgggcgagtccgactcgcacttgtccggtttttttcttatggcaaccctagatATTAGAACCTGAAATATAGTGTCTACTTAATACGCGCTTTACCTCATCCCGTTCCCTGTCTGCGGCGGCCACTTTCGCCCTGCTTGCAGCCAGTTGCATCTCAAGCTCTGCGATGGTCGACTGCATGCATCTGtgaacatcatcatcatcattcgcgTGCCTTTgtcccatttacttggggtcaGCGCAGCATGTGTTTATCTTCCATagctctctgtcgcccgtcatctcatcatccACTTGCGTTCGTATCGGTATCGTCTTGgatcgtcccattcgtttttcgtcaagttcttaaattagtcctattttgctttcgtcactcattctacattgaaagccaccgacgattgtgacgaatgtagaatgagtgacgaaagcagaataggactaatttaagaacttgacgaaaaacgaatgggacgacccaagacgataccttcgtttcatatcatctctcatacagtccatccaccttttgattcggtcaaattgtgttttttgaaaaagaAATTATAGCCAGCAGCAGCATTCAATGAATACGTATTATACCTTTGGGTATGTTgttttacgcacactagtgtcccatcccctccccctgacgcaacccccccttttagcatgaaatatgtcccggttgacagtTTTAATGCAAGCTTTggtcacagattaataaatagttactacgtaacagatacttcattcccaaacaaaagcaaaaatacctacgctataatagcctacagaaccttaataataatatctgctgctcaggacaagaagaaatgtaccataattacgcgcacaaagagtcgagactgtgtgtgtgttgcccgccgttcgagtcacgtgccaacgcgtcatcgtaagaatgcgctagggttgtagctaccctacctatgatgattattgtaataaaacgaatgttgcgaatcaaatatgttttagttttaatataatgatttataattttttcacttctcggaattctctgttattaaaatttaataagtagttgaaaatatcctaaatcgcgtaaataattttaataaatattcaggagcaaagcaacagacaatcaacggtttttaaaagttgtaatacggtgctaccaggccgattaattattacgtcgtcaaagttatttaaaaatactttttctaacccttcaatttaattattaaactttcaggtgggacctttagcccgccataaaaagatgaatttttattataggctttttcctttgtttttttgactttttcacccatctactgcacaataattacgtggtttcggcatttcgaagcataagcgcgggaaacgcgcggtgcaatgcggtgcgagcgctgaggcgggcgttcggcggccctctgtcggttgtatcgtcgacgatacgccgagcggtaggcatatagcgcgtggccttgagcgtgtgacggaagCCTGCTTTGGTACAGGTGATAGGGTGTTTCACAATGCAGCTGTATCTACATGTATGTATCTACATATGTCTGTATGTATCTACATATGGACATAATacatgattatgaaattatctgtgtcggactgtTTTGCTTTTTAGGCTAATTGCTATTCGTTATGATTACCACGcttctcattgcggcatagtcaatgagGCCATTTGGCCAcgtttgaagggctctagcgcctttaaaaacaaaaatatcaaaaaaagcaaaacattccgacacagatattgagaatattaatctgtgttgaaaaaatcattgctctagcttcaaaaaccacggcggaaacagtcgagtacgtttACA
Above is a window of Cydia splendana chromosome Z, ilCydSple1.2, whole genome shotgun sequence DNA encoding:
- the LOC134804018 gene encoding SET and MYND domain-containing protein 4, with product MSRCPQPDAAYAAACSAQTLCSAGRGFLRALLPELATIPTPEWLHALEPLSDAGRLQACRDHNELMEALREVVSRVAPVYRGKDARLSRERRRAAELELKEHDEDEDAIERALALASEAVLKAPTTDDDDEATLALALWTRSAVLLARPRRKGTAAALADLRLALRSRLPAKMRAHYYWRTGHCYRDCGEPTRAKVSYELALRLLRADDNTSRERLQKDLASLDFSQQAPEPAEKVLEISVAGGCKPNMPALSKHIKIVEEEGKGRFAAARAPLHPGDIVLAESPYAACLLPDHLGTHCLHCFTRLSLCSEEAPVWCPRCAGVAFCSLSCREKGMVYHQHECSFQDLFIGSGMSILSHIALRMVTQLGLSGTLDVYTRHVSGDVPLAHDDIDGKKSKMKSRKERLNRSKKGLKMVEEEKEKCENEENSDLKTAQIYSLCTHSEQRTGEDYVKRMVVAVFLTECLVKSGFFNSVSADEMENARWSVTAVIIRNLQLLQFNAHEVFETLRSGDGKGEGHLFRGARAQHIAVAIYPTGALFNHDCFPAVARYFIGRRLILACTRSLPPGATVPECYGPAAALRDVTSRRRTLAARYWFTCACDACERPSAWPTMQESGDPPLRCPTPECSGMLSGSRQTVKQGARCSACGVTFDAMTLERRIDVIEDCHKLFQEGARLMDEQLVDEAKSVLCGALERYHDTAAAPRRAAYLAHEALRALLTSVGNSHLVKVKEGEADVEASQK